A single region of the Latilactobacillus curvatus JCM 1096 = DSM 20019 genome encodes:
- a CDS encoding DUF948 domain-containing protein: MTGGQIAALIAAGAFAVLVVFLIVMLLKVTKVLTDVSKTVTEANKSVTVVTENVDILSKEVEGLLSKANVLLDDVNGKVADLDPVFRAAGELGESVSSLNTASRNLTEHVTNVGRTTAKATVASKVGASALRFYQNRRQTKDKE; encoded by the coding sequence ATGACGGGTGGTCAAATTGCGGCGCTAATCGCCGCAGGGGCTTTTGCGGTCCTAGTTGTTTTTCTAATAGTGATGCTATTAAAAGTCACAAAAGTATTAACGGATGTTTCTAAGACAGTAACGGAAGCCAACAAGAGTGTCACGGTTGTTACTGAGAATGTTGATATTTTATCTAAAGAAGTAGAAGGTTTACTCAGCAAAGCCAACGTATTGCTAGACGATGTGAACGGGAAAGTCGCTGACTTGGATCCTGTTTTCAGAGCGGCTGGCGAACTTGGCGAGAGCGTTTCAAGTTTGAATACGGCAAGTCGCAATTTAACGGAACATGTTACCAACGTTGGGCGGACAACCGCTAAGGCAACGGTCGCTTCGAAGGTTGGCGCAAGTGCATTAAGATTTTACCAAAATCGACGTCAAACAAAGGATAAGGAGTAA
- a CDS encoding YtxH domain-containing protein — translation MAKKGHFLLGVLVGGAAAIGATLMLTPKTGKELQSKLVDLGDDLMDRAQDYYYLASETAADLKDDAKLHMNRVHDYASDWQDNASDIKEQAKAQFDEKTADLKSQFGGSLEASQEDFDDIVIDGKSAFGQAKDEAAAAVETVQEEVTEDK, via the coding sequence ATGGCAAAAAAAGGACATTTTCTATTAGGTGTATTAGTCGGTGGCGCAGCAGCCATTGGTGCAACATTAATGTTAACTCCTAAGACGGGTAAGGAATTACAATCAAAATTAGTGGACTTAGGTGATGATTTAATGGATCGCGCACAAGACTACTACTATTTAGCAAGTGAAACAGCAGCAGACTTAAAAGACGACGCAAAGCTACACATGAATCGCGTCCATGATTATGCAAGTGATTGGCAAGACAATGCGTCTGATATCAAAGAACAAGCAAAAGCACAATTTGATGAAAAAACAGCAGACTTGAAATCACAATTTGGCGGCAGCCTTGAAGCTAGCCAAGAAGATTTCGACGATATCGTGATCGACGGCAAGAGTGCATTTGGCCAAGCCAAAGACGAAGCAGCCGCCGCTGTTGAAACTGTTCAAGAAGAAGTCACTGAAGATAAATAA
- a CDS encoding M24 family metallopeptidase, translated as MNNQLAQLQNWLGENNMDVAYISNPTNILYFTGFESDPAERVLALFVFADQDPFLFTPQLEVESAKKAGWKLDVYGYLDHEDPYAIIADQIKKRNANPTRWALEKDDLPVQRYEAILKQFPDATFPGDASRFMENLKLIKTPEEIALMEAAGREADYAFEVGFNALKAGKTEQDIVAEIEYALMRKGVMHMSFDTIVQSGINAANPHGGPEANILTPDALVLFDLGTLHKGYMSDATRTVAFGKPDAKSLEIHKVCLEANLTAQAAIKPGITAAELDKIARDVITKAGYGEYFIHRLGHGIGTSEHEFPSIMEGNDMIIKPGMCFSIEPGIYIPGVAGVRIEDCVHVTETGSEAFTHMTKELQTF; from the coding sequence ATGAATAATCAATTAGCCCAATTACAAAATTGGCTTGGTGAGAATAATATGGATGTGGCTTACATCAGTAATCCAACCAACATCCTCTATTTCACTGGTTTCGAAAGTGATCCTGCAGAACGGGTCTTAGCCCTCTTTGTTTTTGCAGATCAGGACCCATTCCTATTTACACCACAATTAGAAGTTGAATCTGCTAAAAAAGCTGGCTGGAAACTCGACGTTTACGGCTATCTCGATCACGAAGATCCATACGCAATCATCGCAGATCAAATCAAGAAACGGAATGCGAACCCTACACGTTGGGCACTTGAAAAAGACGACCTTCCTGTTCAACGTTACGAAGCCATTCTAAAGCAATTCCCAGACGCAACATTCCCAGGCGACGCTTCACGTTTCATGGAAAACTTAAAATTAATTAAAACACCCGAAGAAATCGCTTTAATGGAAGCAGCCGGCCGTGAAGCCGATTATGCTTTCGAAGTTGGTTTCAATGCCTTAAAAGCAGGTAAAACAGAACAAGATATCGTTGCAGAAATCGAATACGCATTAATGCGCAAAGGCGTTATGCATATGAGTTTTGATACCATCGTACAATCGGGTATCAACGCAGCTAACCCCCATGGTGGCCCCGAAGCCAACATTTTAACCCCAGATGCCCTCGTGCTCTTTGACCTTGGGACATTGCATAAGGGTTACATGAGTGATGCGACGCGGACCGTTGCTTTTGGCAAACCTGATGCGAAATCACTCGAAATTCACAAAGTCTGTCTTGAAGCAAACTTAACTGCCCAAGCAGCAATCAAACCCGGTATCACAGCGGCTGAATTAGATAAGATTGCACGTGACGTCATCACTAAAGCGGGCTACGGCGAATACTTCATCCACCGTCTAGGTCACGGCATTGGAACTTCAGAACACGAATTCCCATCAATCATGGAAGGCAACGACATGATTATCAAGCCAGGCATGTGTTTCTCAATCGAACCAGGAATCTACATCCCAGGCGTTGCCGGTGTTCGAATTGAAGACTGTGTCCACGTAACAGAAACAGGATCAGAAGCCTTCACACACATGACAAAAGAACTACAAACATTCTAA
- the ccpA gene encoding catabolite control protein A yields MEKQTITIYDVAREADVSMATVSRVVNGNPNVKPATRKKVLEVINRLDYRPNAVARGLASKKTTTVGVIIPDVSDIYFASLARGIDDVATMYKYNIILANSDENNQKEVQVLNTLLAKQVDGLIYMGHSISDEIRAEFSRSKTPIVLAGSIDPDEQVGSVNIDYVAAVKDATLKLIKNGHDKVAFVCGSLKFPINSKYRLCGYKDALNEAGIAYDESLIFETEYSYSAGEALFSKIKATGATAAVVSDDELAVGVLNGAVDAGVQIPAEFEVVTSNNTKLTEMVRPKMTSISQPLYDMGAVAMRLLTKMMNKEDVNDKTILLPYSIVARESTK; encoded by the coding sequence ATGGAAAAACAAACAATTACAATTTATGACGTTGCGCGCGAAGCCGACGTTTCAATGGCAACTGTCTCACGAGTTGTCAATGGTAACCCGAATGTGAAACCCGCAACACGTAAGAAGGTTCTTGAAGTTATTAACCGTCTTGACTACCGTCCAAATGCGGTGGCCCGTGGATTAGCAAGCAAGAAGACAACAACGGTTGGGGTCATCATTCCCGACGTTAGTGACATCTATTTTGCATCACTTGCTCGTGGGATTGACGATGTTGCGACAATGTACAAGTACAACATTATTTTGGCTAACTCAGATGAAAACAACCAAAAGGAAGTTCAAGTGTTGAATACCTTATTGGCAAAACAAGTTGACGGTTTAATCTACATGGGCCACAGTATTTCAGACGAAATCCGCGCTGAATTCTCACGTTCAAAGACACCAATCGTGTTAGCTGGTTCAATTGATCCAGACGAACAAGTGGGTAGTGTTAACATCGATTACGTTGCCGCTGTTAAAGATGCAACTTTGAAGTTAATCAAAAATGGTCATGACAAAGTGGCGTTCGTTTGTGGTAGCTTGAAATTCCCAATTAACAGCAAGTATCGTTTATGCGGTTACAAGGATGCCTTGAATGAAGCAGGCATTGCTTATGACGAAAGTTTAATTTTTGAAACAGAATACAGCTACAGTGCTGGTGAAGCATTGTTCAGCAAAATCAAAGCAACTGGGGCAACAGCTGCTGTTGTCAGTGATGACGAATTGGCAGTTGGTGTCTTGAACGGGGCAGTTGATGCCGGCGTTCAAATCCCAGCTGAATTCGAAGTTGTGACAAGTAACAACACGAAGTTAACTGAAATGGTACGTCCTAAGATGACGTCAATCTCACAACCATTGTATGATATGGGTGCCGTAGCAATGCGGCTTTTAACAAAGATGATGAACAAAGAAGACGTAAACGACAAGACAATCCTATTGCCATACAGTATCGTAGCAAGAGAATCAACAAAATAG